In the genome of Nymphaea colorata isolate Beijing-Zhang1983 chromosome 9, ASM883128v2, whole genome shotgun sequence, one region contains:
- the LOC116261180 gene encoding uncharacterized protein LOC116261180, which translates to MAKPPSPRQPMSRRAAAAVDAASWYCAVAVVALILLALFHQDRPGGAVAAEAAVAVSGRPCDEIYVVEEGETLHTISDRCDDPFIVERNPHIHDPDDIFPGLVIRLSPSTSTRR; encoded by the coding sequence ATGGCGAAACCACCTTCCCCCAGGCAGCCGATGTCCCGCCGAGCAGCTGCAGCGGTGGACGCAGCCTCCTGGTACTGCGCTGTGGCGGTGGTCGCCCTCATCTTGTTGGCGCTCTTCCATCAAGACCGGCCGGGCGGAGCAGTAGCCGCAGAGGCAGCGGTGGCCGTCTCGGGCCGGCCCTGCGACGAGATATACGTGGTCGAGGAAGGGGAGACGCTGCACACCATTAGCGACAGGTGTGACGATCCTTTCATTGTGGAAAGGAATCCTCACATCCACGACCCCGATGATATCTTCCCCGGTCTTGTTATTAGGCTCTCTCCTTCCACCTCCACCAGGAGGTGA
- the LOC116260015 gene encoding SPX domain-containing membrane protein OsI_21475-like, which translates to MVAFGKKLKEYRFPEWERYYINYKLMKKKVRQYAHQIQVGEQDRNQVLKEFSRMLDHQIEKIVLFLLEQQGILASRIEKLGEQHETVLEQTEFGKISELREAYRAIGQDLLRLLFFVEINAIGIRKILKKFDKRFSYRFTDHYVTTRANHPYSQLQQVFKHVGIGAVVGALSRNIADLQNHHGSYFSIYDHPAVALQDPVIDSIRAAVDRLTHSTNCLKFLGQHALIIHDDLPTPATEEPIDEQRYYFMSLVLNLGNTFLYMVNTYIIVPTADDYSISLGAAPTVCGIVIGSMAIAQVFSSVYFSAWSNKSYFRPLVFSSIVLFFGNTLYALAYDLNSITILLVGRLFCGLGSARAVNRRYISDCVPVKIRMQASAAFVSASALGMACGPALAGLLQTNFKFYVVTINASTLPGWFMSLAWLIYLCWLWISFKEPVYESQQSNSANNSSTVTAIVVHSSGNGLAQPLLSSSTVEEKPQKEDQEFDDSEEAPEESHKPATTIGSAYRLLTPSVKVQLLIYFMLKYAMEVLLSESSVVATFYFNWSTSKVALFLACLGFTVLPVNIVVGTYISNLFEERQLLLASEIFVLIGIIMSFNIAIPYSVPQYVSSALITFVSAEVLEGVNLSLLSQVMSSRLARGTYNGGLLSTEAGTLARVVADGTITLAGYLGESMLLNVTLIPSLLICLASITATFLTYNSLY; encoded by the exons ATGGTAGCTTTTGGTAAAAAGCTAAAGGAGTACAGGTTTCCAGAATGGGAAAG GTATTATATCAACTACAAACTAATGAAGAAAAAGGTCAGACAGTACGCACACCAGATTCAGGTTGGAGAACAGGACCGTAATCAAGTTCTGAAGGAGTTTTCAAGGATGCTAGATCACCAG ATTGAGAAGATTGTCTTGTTTCTGCTGGAACAACAAGGTATTCTTGCAAGCCGCATAGAAAAGCTAGGAGAGCAACATGAGACTGTTTTGGAGCAGACTGAGTTTGGAAAGATATCTGAACTTCGGGAAGCATACAGAGCTATAGGACAAGATCTTCTGAGGCTTTTATTCTTTGTTGAGATTAATGCCATCGGCATTAGaaagatattgaaaaaatttgataaGCGGTTCTCTTATAGATTTACAGATCATTATGTCACAACTCGTGCAAATCATCCATATTCTCAGCTTCAGCAAGTGTTCAAGCATGTG GGCATTGGTGCTGTAGTGGGTGCATTATCCCGTAATATTGCTGATCTGCAGAACCATCACGGAAgctatttttctatttatgaTCATCCAGCGGTTGCCCTGCAG GACCCAGTAATTGATTCAATTAGAGCAGCTGTAGACAGGCTAACTCACTCAACAAATTGCCTCAAATTTTTGGGACAACATGCACTTATCATTCACGATGACTTGCCCACACCAGCAACAGAGGAGCCCATTGATGAGCAGAGATATTATTTCATGTCATTGGTCTTGAACTTGGGGAATACTTTCCTTTATATGGTTAATACCTACATAATCGTTCCCACTGCAGATGACTACTCGATTAGCCTTGGAGCTGCACCAACAGTATGTGGGATAGTGATTGGGTCAATGGCTATCGCCCAGGTGTTTTCTTCTGTATATTTCAGCGCATGGTCAAACAAGTCCTACTTCAGGCCGCTTGTCTTTAGCAGCATCGTACTTTTCTTTGGGAACACTTTATATGCACTGGCATATGATCTTAACTCGATAACCATACTTTTAGTCGGCCGCCTTTTTTGTGG GTTGGGATCTGCACGAGCTGTTAATCGACGCTATATTAGCGACTGCGTGCCTGTCAAAATTCGTATGCAAGCATCTGCAGCATTTGTTAGTGCGAGTGCTCTTGGAATGGCATGTGGTCCTGCTCTTGCAGGATTGCTTCAAACtaattttaagttttatgtCGTCACAATCAATGCAAGCACTTTACCAGGATGGTTCATGTCTCTTGCATGGTTAATATATCTGTGTTGGCTATGGATATCATTTAAAGAGCCTGTTTATGAATCCCAACAGTCTAACTCAGCTAACAACTCTAGTACCG TAACTGCAATTGTGGTGCACTCAAGTGGCAATGGACTTGCACAACCCCTTCTCTCATCTTCAACTGTGGAGGAGAAGCCGCAGAAAGAAGATCAAGAATTTGATGACAGTGAAGAAGCTCCAGAAGAATCACACAAACCTGCCACCACTATTGGATCTGCATATAGACTGCTTACTCCATCCGTGAAG GTTCAATTGTTGATATACTTCATGCTCAAATATGCAATGGAGGTCTTATTATCCGAATCAAGTGTTGTTGCAACCTTCTACTTTAATTGGTCAACAAGCAAAGTTGCCTTGTTTCTTGCGTGCCTTGGCTTCACTGTATTGCCAGTAAATATAGTTGTCGGCACATACATTAGCAATTTATTTGAGGAAAG GCAACTATTACTGGCTTCAGAGATCTTTGTGTTAATTGGCATCATTATGAGCTTCAACATTGCAATCCCATACTCTGTACCTCAATACGTTTCGTCTGCTCTTATCACATTCGTCTCTGCAGAAGTTCTCGAAG GTGTGAATCTGTCGCTTCTTTCGCAAGTCATGTCGTCGAGGTTAGCCAGGGGAACGTACAACGGTGGTCTGCTCTCAACGGAAGCAGGAACACTGGCTCGAGTGGTCGCAGACGGCACAATCACGTTGGCAGGCTACTTGGGTGAGAGTATGCTTTTAAATGTCACACTCATTCCATCGTTGTTAATATGTTTGGCTTCTATAACAGCCACATTTCTTACCTATAATTCTCTTTATTAA
- the LOC116261437 gene encoding ATPase GET3A: protein MVENSELLEGSVRNILEQDQLKWVFVGGKGGVGKTTCSSILSILLSRVRSSVLIISTDPAHNLSDAFQQKFTKTPTLVNGFSNLFAMEVDPNVEKDEMPNVEGMDSFLSELANAIPGIDEAMSFAEMLKLVQTMDYSVIVFDTAPTGHTLRLLQFPSILEKGLGKMMALRNRFGGLISQVTRMFGMEDEFGEDALVGKLEGMKDVIEQVNRQFRDPDLTTFVCVCIPEFLSLYETERLVQELTKFEIDTHNIIINQVLYDEEDVESKLLKARMRMQQKYLDQFYTLYDDFHITLLPLLPEEVCGVEALKAFSAHFIKPHKPATTKGTVEELERRVSTLRMQLKEAEMELDRLRKGKRVL from the exons ATGGTGGAGAACTCGGAATTGTTGGAGGGGAGCGTGAGGAATATACTGGAACAGGACCAGCTCAAGTGGGTTTTCGTTGGTGGCAAGGGCGGCGTCGGCAAGACCACCTGCAGCTCTATCCTCTCGATCCTCCTGTCGAGAGTGAGATCGTCCGTTCTCATTATCTCCACGGATCCTGCCCACAACCTTAGCGATGCCTTCCAGCAGAAGTTCACCAAGACCCCTACTTTGGTCAATGGCTTCTCGAATCTATTCGCCATG GAAGTGGATCCAAACGTGGAGAAGGATGAGATGCCCAATGTGGAAGGGATGGATAGTTTTCTTTCCGAATTAGCTAACGCAATTCCAGGCATTGATGAGGCCATGAGTTTTGCTGAGATGCTCAA ATTAGTTCAAACAATGGACTACTCAGTCATAGTGTTCGATACTGCCCCAACTGGTCATACGTTGCGTCTCTTGCAATTTCCTTCCATATTGGAAAAGGGTCTTGGGAAAATGATGGCATTGAGAAATAGATTTGGTGGCCTCATAAGCCAG GTAACGCGAATGTTCGGTATGGAGGATGAATTTGGGGAAGATGCCCTTGTTGGTAAGCTAGAAGGCATGAAAGATGTGATAGAACAAGTCAATAGACAATTCCGCGATCCA GACTTGACAACTTTTGTCTGTGTCTGCATCCCAGAGTTCCTATCCCTCTATGAAACAGAAAGGTTGGTTCAAGAACTGACCAAGTTTGAGATTGATACCCACAACATCATCATTAATCAAGTACTGTATGATGAGGAAG ATGTTGAATCCAAGTTGTTGAAAGCAAGGATGCGCATGCAGCAGAAGTATCTTGACCAGTTCTATACATTATATGATGATTTTCACATCACTTTGCTGCCATTGCTTCCAGAAGAG GTTTGCGGTGTGGAAGCACTAAAGGCGTTTTCTGCTCACTTCATAAAACCACACAAACCCGCAACAACCAAAGGAACCGTCGAAGAGCTTGAGAGAAGGGTGTCCACCTTGAGGATGCAGTTGAAGGAAGCCGAGATGGAGTTGGACAGATTGAGGAAAGGGAAGCGGGTGCTCTGA